The Bradyrhizobium sp. LLZ17 genomic sequence GCGCGCGGATGTACACGCATCTGCGTCGCGTGGCGCCTGCTATGCCCAGCCGACGTACCAACAGGCAGTGATGTAGGATTGAAAGCGAGGAAGGCAAGGCCGTTCGATGAGTGGATTTAGGGAACCAGGTTTTTCTGACCGGCAGAAGGCGGCGCAGGAAGCGCGCAAGAACCTTTTGAACAAATTCAAGTCGCAGCCAGGGCCGGATGACCCGAGCGTCGCGGCGAAGCGTGCCGAACGCGAGGCTCTCGCGGCCAAGCGGGCCGAGACGAAGGCTGCGCGCGAGCTGGAAAAGGCCGAGCAGAAGCGTCGCGACGAAGAGGCCGCGGCCCTCGAAGCCGCGCGGATAGCTCGTGAAGCGGAAGAAGCGGCCGCAAAGGCCGCCGAAGCCGAGGCCGACCAAAAGGCCAAGCGCGACGCCCGCTACGCCGCCCGCAAGGCCAAGCGCAAGTAGACTTGAAAAGTAGACTTGAAGAGTAAACTTCAAAGGTAACGTTCAATTGAAAATGAACTGAGGCACGCCTCGGTTCACATCTCACAACGGGACCGTCTTGTCGCAACGGGCGGTCTTGTCGAACGGGACGGTCTTGCCGGCCCGACAGCGCGGCGCGACGACGGGCGAACAAACGGACCATCGCGAAACGCCGGGCTCGCCTCGTCGAGGCGCCCCGGCATAACGGCGTGAGATCAGTTCTTCTTCATCATCCCGTCGTCCTTCTTCATCCCGTCCTTCGACATGGTATCCTTCTTCATGCCGTCCTTGGACATCGTGTCCTTCTTCATGCCGTCCTTGGACATCGTGTCCTTCTTCATCATGCCGTCGTCCTTGCCCATTTTGTCCTGAGCAAAGGCGGCCGGCGAAAGCGCGAGGCCAAGCGAGAGAGCGGCAGCCGAGACGCCGAGCACGATGCGGGTGCGAATGGTCATGATTCATCTTCCTTCGGAATGGTGTTGCCAGCGACGGATGCCGCTACACAATCTCGACGGATCGGTACCCTCGGTTGTTACGCCACCTCGCGAAGTTTTTTTCGCAAACCGTCCGCCGCTTGCCCGATCCTCCCCTGACAGACATCGTTAACGATTAGAAACGGATGAGGCCGGCGAGTGCAGCGCAGCAAGGCCAACGCTTGCCGCGGCATTCCATCTCGAACTATCAGATGAGAGAACTCGGGGTCGAAGACCGGCTAGGATGGGCGCCCATGCTGGTCTCATGACCCCAAATCACGTCAAACAAGAACCGTCCGAGGGGATGCTCCATGTTCACCCGCCGTCATTTGATCGCGACTGCCGTCGCGGCACCCGCCATTCTCCGCTTCGGCATTGGCACCGCGCACGCCGCGACCACGCTGAAGATCTCGCACCAATTCCCGGGCGGCACCATCGACAAGGGTGATTTCCGCGACCGGCTCTGCCGCATGTTCGCGGCTGAAGTTGCCAAGCGCAGCAACGGCGACATCGCTGCCGAGATCTATCCGAACTCCTCGCTGATCAAGACCAACGCGCAGTTCTCCGCGATGCGCAAGGGCGCGCTCGACATCAGCCTCTACCCGATGCCCTACGCCGGCGGCGAATTGCCGGAGACCAATATCGGCCTGATGCCCGGTCTCGTCACCACCTACGACCAGGGCATGCGCTGGAAGAAGCAGCCGGTCGGCAAGGCGCTCTCCGACTTTCTTGCCGACAAGGGCATCATCCTGCTCTCCTGGGTGTGGCAGGCCGGCGGCGTCGCCAGCCGCTCCAGGCCCATCGTCGCGCCGGAAGACGCCAAGGGTATGAAGGTGCGCGGCGGCTCGCGCGAGATGGACATGGTGCTGCAGACGGCGGGCGCCTCGGTGCTGTCGGTGCCGTCGAACGAAATCTATGCGGCGATGCAGACCGGCGCCTGCGATGCCGGCATCACCTCCTCCACCAGCCTGATCTCGTTCCGCCTTGAGGAAGTCGCGAAGTCGCTGACCTCGGGTGCGGGCGCCTCCTACTGGTTCATGCTCGAGCCGCTGATGATGTCGAAGGCGATCTTCGACAAGCTGCCGAAGAACCAGCAGGACATCCTGGTCGCTGTTGGCGAGGAGCTCGAGGCGTTCGGCCGCAAGGGCGCGCAGGACGACGATGTCGAGGTCGCCAAGGTCTATGAGAAGGCCGGCGCCAAGGTCACCGCGCTCGACGCTGCAACCGTCGGCAAGTGGCGCGACATCGCCCGCGATACCGCGTGGAAGGATTACGGCGCCAAGACCGCGACTGCGGCGAACCTGCTCAAGCTCGCTTCCGACGTCGCAGCATGATCCACGGTCCGCTTCCGGATCGTGACGACCCGGCGAACGCTGCCGCAAGCACAGGCCTTGCGGCGGCGCTCGATCGCGGCCTCGCCGTCCTCAACCGCATCATCGTGGTGTTCGCAGCGGTCGCGCTGGTCGCGGCCTGCGCCATCCTGAGCTACAGCGTGCTCAGCCGCGCGCTGTTCCATGCCGCCAATTACTGGCAGGACGAGGCCGCCGTGTTCCTGCTGGTCGGCGCCACCTTCATGTCCGCGGCCTATGTGCAGCAGAACCGCGGTCACATCGGCATCGAGGCCTTCGTCGGCCTGCTGTCGCCGCTGGCGAACAGGATCCGCCTCTGGTTCGTCGACGCGGTGACGCTGCTGTTCTGCGCGTTCTTCGCCTGGAAGTCCTGGACGCTGGCGCATGAGGCTTACGTCGACGGCCAGGTCTCGAACTCGATGTGGTCTCCGCCGCTCGCCATTCCCTATTCGCTGATGGCGTTCGGCATGAGCCTGCTCTGCGTGCAGGTTCTGGTGCAGCTTGCGCTACCGTTTGCGGGAGCCAGGCGGCCATGAGCGTCTTCGCTATCGGCCTCGCCTACGGCTTTGCGACACTGGTCGCCATGTTCTCGGGCATGCCGATCGCTTTCGCGCTCGGC encodes the following:
- the dctP gene encoding TRAP transporter substrate-binding protein DctP encodes the protein MFTRRHLIATAVAAPAILRFGIGTAHAATTLKISHQFPGGTIDKGDFRDRLCRMFAAEVAKRSNGDIAAEIYPNSSLIKTNAQFSAMRKGALDISLYPMPYAGGELPETNIGLMPGLVTTYDQGMRWKKQPVGKALSDFLADKGIILLSWVWQAGGVASRSRPIVAPEDAKGMKVRGGSREMDMVLQTAGASVLSVPSNEIYAAMQTGACDAGITSSTSLISFRLEEVAKSLTSGAGASYWFMLEPLMMSKAIFDKLPKNQQDILVAVGEELEAFGRKGAQDDDVEVAKVYEKAGAKVTALDAATVGKWRDIARDTAWKDYGAKTATAANLLKLASDVAA
- a CDS encoding TRAP transporter small permease is translated as MIHGPLPDRDDPANAAASTGLAAALDRGLAVLNRIIVVFAAVALVAACAILSYSVLSRALFHAANYWQDEAAVFLLVGATFMSAAYVQQNRGHIGIEAFVGLLSPLANRIRLWFVDAVTLLFCAFFAWKSWTLAHEAYVDGQVSNSMWSPPLAIPYSLMAFGMSLLCVQVLVQLALPFAGARRP
- a CDS encoding DUF6481 family protein, with amino-acid sequence MSGFREPGFSDRQKAAQEARKNLLNKFKSQPGPDDPSVAAKRAEREALAAKRAETKAARELEKAEQKRRDEEAAALEAARIAREAEEAAAKAAEAEADQKAKRDARYAARKAKRK
- a CDS encoding pentapeptide MXKDX repeat protein, with translation MTIRTRIVLGVSAAALSLGLALSPAAFAQDKMGKDDGMMKKDTMSKDGMKKDTMSKDGMKKDTMSKDGMKKDDGMMKKN